The following are from one region of the Magallana gigas chromosome 4, xbMagGiga1.1, whole genome shotgun sequence genome:
- the LOC105342193 gene encoding kelch-like protein 8 isoform X1: MATKTVRTPTKVRANREAVIEYFDAMKQEPVKDGSTLQQTPSGLHFKLPTKRLVYESDHYAVFDNEESASSQSDDASFHSLRGQESIEAPQGFYYGTENESQRYHGGREHQQTASSSGLQDRRYTNSQRSTSDNRDPTFTTQQDSRHCRMPGASQTYHYRGGTREKSTASICTPDEKLRSGPAGMQQQASTFVEQSKVDGGQHRTTTSSHSQGGWQSAQHGSQHATQYNQKQGGVSGTADLGHLYGYVDDKRADRKGEEAKYEEDILRKGFEEMMKEAVSSTKEINQFLYDLWRTQRMCDITIKVNEKEFHAHKLALAAHSEKFTNRYCEEAPSTVTEVILPDATPEATEALINYIYTNELTLTAENIESIIVCARQLGIKSALNFCQDFLYSFNEDSVLFLLPIAQRQGFTEVAERMFGFINKSSLVMLQSVGFLQCEVHQVEWMISRDELVVSTELEVFMAVLRWINHDQSDRIKYAPMLIGCVRLIYISPEDLVKHVEPETHIFNIQKCFEMLYFAFRYHAIKLSGSTMYTIMKVPPPRRYTVPVSEQTQIADRRISEKPRGVTNKTNNMSCPALHYSYASTGSEIRRDFPGGRNVAAENSKPLFKSCSDDNRQTSGSPVKAGILRPTGQSSSVCAKESSASKQGSVREWSSGYCTEDAQQRANQTGSQALKYSPEGRSAGHVQSQNSPQISRGERNGSMGPKRLSFSEALAINTDDTRGYNPLGRGQESRDAEPSRDSEQDSEKTSTESDSSESAKMPKPRRVVNKIHQARPETEKPFERTKVPKTRTRNKPLSRDRFLVIGGIDPFEVTDYQTSRLVEEYFPGKSEWTAKTSLPDSRHHTCACLLDGFIYLVGGSTYSQEKPDNLANPTSTCFRYDPDKDNWSRISSLQTPRMYHGAGVLDGVVYAVGGHDYTGRALDTVEFYNADTDSWSYAANMTEPKLGVACIGYKGHLYVMGGSIDRGGKKVVLKTVECYDPKLNCWVRKRSLPRPLCHACVLEVNNYLFLLGGATQEEPGGDMVSSNVVYRYSSLSEVWTEFTEMITPRHDAGAVAVGCNIYVVGGICTQSGEAVDTIEVLDCETATWEEENEEEFRPVIGVACVLMPRL; encoded by the exons ATGGCCACAAAAACAGTCCGAACCCCAACAAAAGTGCGCGCCAATCGCGAGGCGGTGATAGAGTACTTCGATGCCATGAAACAGGAACCGGTGAAGGACGGATCCACCCTACAGCAGACACCCAGTGGCCTGCACTTCAAACTCCCCACGAAGCGGTTAGTTTACGAGAGCGACCATTACGCAGTCTTTGATAATGAAGAAAGCGCGAGTTCGCAGAGTGATGATGCAAGTTTTCATAGCTTACGCGGTCAGGAGTCAATCGAGGCCCCTCAGGGATTCTACTATGGAACGgagaatgaatcgcagaggtatcATGGAGGACGAGAGCATCAACAAACAGCATCAAGCTCGGGTCTACAAGATCGGCGATATACAAACTCACAACGCTCAACAAGTGACAACAGAGATCCTACATTCACTACACAGCAGGATTCGCGGCATTGTAGAATGCCAGGAGCATCCCAAACTTACCACTATAGAGGAGGTACACGCGAAAAGTCAACCGCTTCGATTTGTACGCCAGATGAAAAGCTAAGGAGTGGGCCAGCTGGTATGCAACAACAGGCGAGTACATTTGTTGAGCAGAGCAAAGTTGACGGCGGGCAACACAGGACTACAACATCGAGTCACTCCCAAGGAGGCTGGCAGAGCGCGCAACATGGAAGCCAGCACGCTACACAGTACAACCAGAAACAGGGAGGGGTGTCAGGTACAGCTGATCTGGGTCATCTGTACGGGTATGTCGATGACAAGCGGGCGGACAGAAAGGGAGAGGAGGCAAAATACGAGGAAGATATACTCAGGAAAGGATTCGAAGAAATGATGAAAGAGGCTGTATCATCGACGAAAGAAATCAACCAGTTTTTGTACGACCTCTGGCGTACTCAGCGCATGTGTGACATTACGATTAAGGTCAATGAGAAGGAGTTCCACGCCCACAAACTGGCGCTGGCCGCCCACAGTGAGAAGTTCACCAACCGGTATTGTGAGGAGGCACCCTCTACCGTCACAGAGGTGATCTTACCCGACGCCACGCCGGAAGCCACCGAGGCGCTCATAAACTACATCTACACGAACGAACTCACGCTCACCGCGGAAAACATCGAATCCATCATCGTCTGCGCCAGGCAGCTGGGCATAAAAAGCGCGCTGAATTTCTGCCAAGATTTCCTTTACTCTTTTAACGAAGACAGCGTACTGTTCTTGCTGCCAATCGCACAGAGACAAGGTTTTACGGAAGTTGCCGAGCGCATGTTCGGATTTATCAACAAGAGTAGCTTGGTGATGCTGCAGTCCGTGGGGTTTCTTCAGTGTGAGGTACACCAGGTTGAGTGGATGATCTCCCGTGATGAGCTGGTCGTGAGCACAGAGTTAGAGGTCTTCATGGCTGTCTTAAGGTGGATCAACCACGACCAGAGCGACAGAATCAAGTACGCCCCGATGCTGATTGGCTGCGTGCGTTTGATTTACATCAGTCCGGAAGATCTAGTCAAGCATGTCGAGCCCGAGACCCACATCTTCAACATACAGAAATGCTTTGAAATGCTGTATTTTGCATTCAG GTATCATGCAATCAAGTTGAGCGGAAGCACGATGTACACTATAATGAAGGTTCCGCCGCCCAGAAGGTACACGGTCCCTGTCTCTGAGCAGACCCAGATAGCAGATCGGCGGATCTCAGAGAAACCCAGGGGGGTCACAAACAAAACTAACAACATGTCGTGCCCCGCTCTCCACTACTCATACGCCTCAACAGGAAGTGAAATCAGGCGGGACTTTCCGGGTGGGAGAAATGTTGCCGCCGAGAATTCAAAACCGTTGTTCAAGTCGTGCAGTGACGACAACAGGCAGACCTCGGGAAGTCCAGTAAAAGCTGGAATTCTGAGACCCACGGGACAGAGCTCTAGTGTCTGTGCCAAGGAGAGTAGCGCGAGTAAGCAGGGTAGTGTCCGTGAGTGGAGCAGCGGATACTGTACAGAGGACGCCCAACAGAGAGCGAATCAGACCGGAAGTCAGGCGCTCAAATATAGTCCGGAAGGCAGAAGTGCGGGACATGTTCAGTCACAAAACTCCCCACAAATCTCAAGGGGTGAGAGGAATGGAAGCATGGGCCCAAAGAGACTGAGTTTTAGCGAGGCGTTAGCGATAAATACAGATGATACAAGGGGTTATAATCCGCTGGGGAGAGGCCAGGAGTCACGTGATGCTGAACCGTCACGTGATAGCGAACAAGACTCTGAGAAAACATCAACAGAGTCCGACTCTAGCGAATCTGCCAAAATGCCGAAACCACGAAGG GTAGTGAACAAGATCCACCAAGCGAGACCGGAGACTGAGAAACCATTCGAGAGAACCAAGGTTCCCAAAACCCGGACCCGGAATAAGCCACTGTCACGTGACCGATTCCTGGTGATCGGTGGGATCGATCCGTTTGAAGTCACGGACTACCAGACCAGTCGGTTGGTGGAGGAGTACTTCCCCGGCAAGTCGGAGTGGACAGCTAAGACCAGCCTCCCTGACTCACGCCACCACACGTGCGCATGCCTGTTGGACGGATTCATATACCTCGTCG GCGGATCCACTTACAGCCAAGAGAAGCCAGACAACCTGGCCAATCCGACCTCCACCTGTTTCCGGTACGATCCCGATAAAGATAACTGGTCCCGAATTTCCTCGCTACAGACTCCCCGAATGTACCACGGAGCTGGGGTTCTCGACGGGGTGGTGTACGCAGTAGGGGGACACGATTACACCGGCAG AGCCCTCGATACTGTGGAATTTTATAACGCTGACACGGACTCATGGAGCTACGCAGCCAATATGACGGAACCAAAGCTGGGTGTGGCTTGCATCGGGTACAAAGGTCACTTGTATGTAATGGGTGGATCGATAGACCGCGGGGGCAAGAAGGTCGTCCTGAAAACAGTGGAGTGCTATGACCCCAAACTTAACTG CTGGGTGCGTAAAAGGAGTCTCCCAAGACCTTTATGTCATGCATGCGTCCTTGAAGTAAACAATTATCTATTTCTTCTCGGCGGAGCAACACAAGAGGAACCAGGAGGTGATATGGTGAGCTCTAACGTGGTGTATCGCTACTCCAGCCTCAGTGAAGTGTGGACGGAGTTCACGGAGATGATTACTCCCCGCCACGACGCAGGCGCAGTAGCTGTCG GCTGTAATATATACGTAGTTGGAGGAATCTGCACACAATCTGGCGAGGCTGTGGATACAATAGAGGTCCTGGACTGTGAGACGGCCACGTGGGAGGAGGAGAACGAGGAGGAGTTCCGGCCCGTGATAGGCGTGGCCTGTGTGCTGATGCCCCGCCTATAA
- the LOC105342193 gene encoding kelch-like protein 12 isoform X2, producing the protein MATKTVRTPTKVRANREAVIEYFDAMKQEPVKDGSTLQQTPSGLHFKLPTKRLVYESDHYAVFDNEESASSQSDDASFHSLRGQESIEAPQGFYYGTENESQRYHGGREHQQTASSSGLQDRRYTNSQRSTSDNRDPTFTTQQDSRHCRMPGASQTYHYRGGTREKSTASICTPDEKLRSGPAGMQQQASTFVEQSKVDGGQHRTTTSSHSQGGWQSAQHGSQHATQYNQKQGGVSGTADLGHLYGYVDDKRADRKGEEAKYEEDILRKGFEEMMKEAVSSTKEINQFLYDLWRTQRMCDITIKVNEKEFHAHKLALAAHSEKFTNRYCEEAPSTVTEVILPDATPEATEALINYIYTNELTLTAENIESIIVCARQLGIKSALNFCQDFLYSFNEDSVLFLLPIAQRQGFTEVAERMFGFINKSSLVMLQSVGFLQCEVHQVEWMISRDELVVSTELEVFMAVLRWINHDQSDRIKYAPMLIGCVRLIYISPEDLVKHVEPETHIFNIQKCFEMLYFAFRYHAIKLSGSTMYTIMKVPPPRRYTVPVSEQTQIADRRISEKPRGVTNKTNNMSCPALHYSYASTGSEIRRDFPGGRNVAAENSKPLFKSCSDDNRQTSGSPVKAGILRPTGQSSSVCAKESSASKQGSVREWSSGYCTEDAQQRANQTGSQALKYSPEGRSAGHVQSQNSPQISRGERNGSMGPKRLSFSEALAINTDDTRGYNPLGRGQESRDAEPSRDSEQDSEKTSTESDSSESAKMPKPRRVVNKIHQARPETEKPFERTKVPKTRTRNKPLSRDRFLVIGGIDPFEVTDYQTSRLVEEYFPGKSEWTAKTSLPDSRHHTCACLLDGFIYLVGGSTYSQEKPDNLANPTSTCFRYDPDKDNWSRISSLQTPRMYHGAGVLDGVVYAVGGHDYTGRALDTVEFYNADTDSWSYAANMTEPKLGVACIGYKGHLYVMGGSIDRGGKKVVLKTVECYDPKLNCWVRKRSLPRPLCHACVLEVNNYLFLLGGATQEEPGGDMVSSNVVYRYSSLSEVWTEFTEMITPRHDAGAVAVGCNIYVVGGIQMLIACLSYFRL; encoded by the exons ATGGCCACAAAAACAGTCCGAACCCCAACAAAAGTGCGCGCCAATCGCGAGGCGGTGATAGAGTACTTCGATGCCATGAAACAGGAACCGGTGAAGGACGGATCCACCCTACAGCAGACACCCAGTGGCCTGCACTTCAAACTCCCCACGAAGCGGTTAGTTTACGAGAGCGACCATTACGCAGTCTTTGATAATGAAGAAAGCGCGAGTTCGCAGAGTGATGATGCAAGTTTTCATAGCTTACGCGGTCAGGAGTCAATCGAGGCCCCTCAGGGATTCTACTATGGAACGgagaatgaatcgcagaggtatcATGGAGGACGAGAGCATCAACAAACAGCATCAAGCTCGGGTCTACAAGATCGGCGATATACAAACTCACAACGCTCAACAAGTGACAACAGAGATCCTACATTCACTACACAGCAGGATTCGCGGCATTGTAGAATGCCAGGAGCATCCCAAACTTACCACTATAGAGGAGGTACACGCGAAAAGTCAACCGCTTCGATTTGTACGCCAGATGAAAAGCTAAGGAGTGGGCCAGCTGGTATGCAACAACAGGCGAGTACATTTGTTGAGCAGAGCAAAGTTGACGGCGGGCAACACAGGACTACAACATCGAGTCACTCCCAAGGAGGCTGGCAGAGCGCGCAACATGGAAGCCAGCACGCTACACAGTACAACCAGAAACAGGGAGGGGTGTCAGGTACAGCTGATCTGGGTCATCTGTACGGGTATGTCGATGACAAGCGGGCGGACAGAAAGGGAGAGGAGGCAAAATACGAGGAAGATATACTCAGGAAAGGATTCGAAGAAATGATGAAAGAGGCTGTATCATCGACGAAAGAAATCAACCAGTTTTTGTACGACCTCTGGCGTACTCAGCGCATGTGTGACATTACGATTAAGGTCAATGAGAAGGAGTTCCACGCCCACAAACTGGCGCTGGCCGCCCACAGTGAGAAGTTCACCAACCGGTATTGTGAGGAGGCACCCTCTACCGTCACAGAGGTGATCTTACCCGACGCCACGCCGGAAGCCACCGAGGCGCTCATAAACTACATCTACACGAACGAACTCACGCTCACCGCGGAAAACATCGAATCCATCATCGTCTGCGCCAGGCAGCTGGGCATAAAAAGCGCGCTGAATTTCTGCCAAGATTTCCTTTACTCTTTTAACGAAGACAGCGTACTGTTCTTGCTGCCAATCGCACAGAGACAAGGTTTTACGGAAGTTGCCGAGCGCATGTTCGGATTTATCAACAAGAGTAGCTTGGTGATGCTGCAGTCCGTGGGGTTTCTTCAGTGTGAGGTACACCAGGTTGAGTGGATGATCTCCCGTGATGAGCTGGTCGTGAGCACAGAGTTAGAGGTCTTCATGGCTGTCTTAAGGTGGATCAACCACGACCAGAGCGACAGAATCAAGTACGCCCCGATGCTGATTGGCTGCGTGCGTTTGATTTACATCAGTCCGGAAGATCTAGTCAAGCATGTCGAGCCCGAGACCCACATCTTCAACATACAGAAATGCTTTGAAATGCTGTATTTTGCATTCAG GTATCATGCAATCAAGTTGAGCGGAAGCACGATGTACACTATAATGAAGGTTCCGCCGCCCAGAAGGTACACGGTCCCTGTCTCTGAGCAGACCCAGATAGCAGATCGGCGGATCTCAGAGAAACCCAGGGGGGTCACAAACAAAACTAACAACATGTCGTGCCCCGCTCTCCACTACTCATACGCCTCAACAGGAAGTGAAATCAGGCGGGACTTTCCGGGTGGGAGAAATGTTGCCGCCGAGAATTCAAAACCGTTGTTCAAGTCGTGCAGTGACGACAACAGGCAGACCTCGGGAAGTCCAGTAAAAGCTGGAATTCTGAGACCCACGGGACAGAGCTCTAGTGTCTGTGCCAAGGAGAGTAGCGCGAGTAAGCAGGGTAGTGTCCGTGAGTGGAGCAGCGGATACTGTACAGAGGACGCCCAACAGAGAGCGAATCAGACCGGAAGTCAGGCGCTCAAATATAGTCCGGAAGGCAGAAGTGCGGGACATGTTCAGTCACAAAACTCCCCACAAATCTCAAGGGGTGAGAGGAATGGAAGCATGGGCCCAAAGAGACTGAGTTTTAGCGAGGCGTTAGCGATAAATACAGATGATACAAGGGGTTATAATCCGCTGGGGAGAGGCCAGGAGTCACGTGATGCTGAACCGTCACGTGATAGCGAACAAGACTCTGAGAAAACATCAACAGAGTCCGACTCTAGCGAATCTGCCAAAATGCCGAAACCACGAAGG GTAGTGAACAAGATCCACCAAGCGAGACCGGAGACTGAGAAACCATTCGAGAGAACCAAGGTTCCCAAAACCCGGACCCGGAATAAGCCACTGTCACGTGACCGATTCCTGGTGATCGGTGGGATCGATCCGTTTGAAGTCACGGACTACCAGACCAGTCGGTTGGTGGAGGAGTACTTCCCCGGCAAGTCGGAGTGGACAGCTAAGACCAGCCTCCCTGACTCACGCCACCACACGTGCGCATGCCTGTTGGACGGATTCATATACCTCGTCG GCGGATCCACTTACAGCCAAGAGAAGCCAGACAACCTGGCCAATCCGACCTCCACCTGTTTCCGGTACGATCCCGATAAAGATAACTGGTCCCGAATTTCCTCGCTACAGACTCCCCGAATGTACCACGGAGCTGGGGTTCTCGACGGGGTGGTGTACGCAGTAGGGGGACACGATTACACCGGCAG AGCCCTCGATACTGTGGAATTTTATAACGCTGACACGGACTCATGGAGCTACGCAGCCAATATGACGGAACCAAAGCTGGGTGTGGCTTGCATCGGGTACAAAGGTCACTTGTATGTAATGGGTGGATCGATAGACCGCGGGGGCAAGAAGGTCGTCCTGAAAACAGTGGAGTGCTATGACCCCAAACTTAACTG CTGGGTGCGTAAAAGGAGTCTCCCAAGACCTTTATGTCATGCATGCGTCCTTGAAGTAAACAATTATCTATTTCTTCTCGGCGGAGCAACACAAGAGGAACCAGGAGGTGATATGGTGAGCTCTAACGTGGTGTATCGCTACTCCAGCCTCAGTGAAGTGTGGACGGAGTTCACGGAGATGATTACTCCCCGCCACGACGCAGGCGCAGTAGCTGTCG GCTGTAATATATACGTAGTTGGAGGAATACAGATGCTTATTGCGTGTTTATCATATTTTAGGCTGTAA